Part of the Syntrophorhabdales bacterium genome, TGCCTGTCCCGTTGGCACCCACCAGCGCGACGAACTCGTCGGGCTTTGCCTCAACGCTCACCCCCGAAAGCACCCATGCGTCTCCCAGTTTCACGTGGATATCGTAAAGCTCAATGGAATGATGCATCAGGCTTTCCTTCCTTCCGCGAGGAAGCGGCCTGGCTGGTTGATGAGTGAAATACCGGTGAGCCCAGATTTTTCCATGAGAAGCCGCAGCGCCTCAGCGTGCGGCAGGTGATCGCAGGCCACTGCACCGCCAATGTGCCCATGTAATCGGTTTATCTCTTCGGCACTCTTGAGATGGGCTATGCCCACCTTCCCTCCCGGCCGCAGGACCCTGACCATCTCTAGAAGCGCCTTCTCTTTATCCGGAAAATGCGGGAAGGCAGCAAAGCAGGTCACACAATCGAACTGGTGCGAACAGAAAGGTATCGATTCGACACTGGCATTCAAGAGCACTGCACCCGCAGATTGGCCTCGTTCTGCGGCGTGTTGCAACATCTTGAATGAGAAGTCCATGGCAACGAGGCGACCGTTCCAGCCGATAATCTCGCGAAGGAATGGAAGAAGAACACCTGTGCCGGTGCCCACGTCGAGCACGGCATTTCCGACAGCCAGCCCGAATGAAGCCACCAGCTGTGATAGCCGCGCATGCTCTCCGACATCATGGAACCGTTTGTCCCACGACGCTGCATGACGATCAAAGAATGTTTTCCTGTCTTCCTCTGCCATTTCAGGCCCGGCAAAAAATAAACCACGAAGGCTGCGGTCTTCAGACCGAGCGCGCCTTCATGGCACCATGAATATACGATTCCTTATAGGCGATTGTCAAGCGCCAGACCGGGGCTCAAGATTTCAGAAATCGGGACGATAATGAGACATGATCAGCGGGATCGGAGCATCACTGGCCGGTGTTGCAGCCTTCGAGAAAAAACTTTCTGCCACCGCAGAGAACATCGCCAACAGCAACACAAAGGACTATAAGAAAAGCGAGTCGGTGATCACGGAGGATGACGCCGGGTTGCCTGAGCTCAGCCTCAAGCGCATCGACACCCCGGGGCCCCTGGTTCAGGAATCAGACGGAACGATTTCAGAACAATCAAACGTGGACCTCGCCGAAGAACTGACCCAGAGCATTGTGGCGCAGAGAGGGTATGAAGCGAATATCAAGGCTCTTCAAACCCAAAATCGCATGCTGGGTACGGCACTCGATATCTTAGTCTGATCTGTTCCGGCTGTTTCTCTGCGCTTGCGTGAAAGAAGAAGTTCTGTTGCCCTCCTGCGCGGTTTTGGGGTGATCCCTGTAGACATCCTTCTGTAATGACTGCAAAGCCTTCTCCACAGCGGATACCGCAGTATCTTTGACACCGCCGCCTAAGTTCGCAGGACTTTCGCCCTTCACGTCGACAGACCAGACGAGCTTCCCGTCCGGCACGCCAATCAGCCTGAGAGACAGGCGGGTATCGTTGATGAAATTGCCCTTATCCTGCGACAGCATTCCGACAAATAGACCCTCCAGTCCGTACCGTTCCTGCAGCCTTCTGCGTGTGGTCTCAGGGAGGCTCTCATCGACACCGCGCCCCCATTGGCCCAGCATCTTGTCTACATCCCAGTTAATTGTCACCACGTGAAAACCCATATCAACAAGGCCGCGGGAAAGACGGTCCGTAGCATTCTGCCCGGCTGAGAGATTACCCACTATCGTGGCAACCCCCACCCGTTTAGGAAATCCCGAAACCCAGATACGGTCTTTGTCTGCGAGCTTCGACGAAGCCATATTCAGGGCACAAGCTGCCGTAATTCCAAACATAAGAAGGCCTATGAAGGGTCTCCAGGCAAATCGGTTTGCACCAGTCATGGACGCACCTCCGTAGCATAACAAGCAAATATCGGGCCACGGACCATCTCAATTTACTTTTGGAGCCTGAGCAATTATAATACTCTAGCCATGTTTGGTATAGGTATACCAGAACTCGTT contains:
- a CDS encoding methyltransferase domain-containing protein translates to MAEEDRKTFFDRHAASWDKRFHDVGEHARLSQLVASFGLAVGNAVLDVGTGTGVLLPFLREIIGWNGRLVAMDFSFKMLQHAAERGQSAGAVLLNASVESIPFCSHQFDCVTCFAAFPHFPDKEKALLEMVRVLRPGGKVGIAHLKSAEEINRLHGHIGGAVACDHLPHAEALRLLMEKSGLTGISLINQPGRFLAEGRKA
- a CDS encoding flagellar basal body rod C-terminal domain-containing protein, giving the protein MISGIGASLAGVAAFEKKLSATAENIANSNTKDYKKSESVITEDDAGLPELSLKRIDTPGPLVQESDGTISEQSNVDLAEELTQSIVAQRGYEANIKALQTQNRMLGTALDILV